A single genomic interval of Lathyrus oleraceus cultivar Zhongwan6 chromosome 7, CAAS_Psat_ZW6_1.0, whole genome shotgun sequence harbors:
- the LOC127106399 gene encoding uncharacterized protein LOC127106399, giving the protein MDYSLAALKLLCSQLKEAREVSSGSLQNSFTLGPILFQRAWLQGVLVSSDGGGPFLLDDGTGVIELSLSGEFRQRQLKVGMYVMVVGGYFLRAAGEPSVIKVHKIVDLSSSPNREAMWYLEVIEAYKLFYQPLMDEFM; this is encoded by the exons ATGGATTACAGTTTGGCAGCGTTGAAGCTTCTATGCTCACAGCTTAAAGAAGCTCGAGAAGTTTCCTCTGGGTCACTTCAAAATAGTTTCACCCTCGGACCCATCCTCTTCCAACGCGCTTGGTTACAG GGCGTTCTGGTGTCCTCCGACGGCGGCGGACCTTTTCTTCTTGACGATGGTACCGGCGTCATCGAACTCTCACTCTCTGGCGAGTTCCGTCAACGTCAATTGAAAGTTG GAATGTATGTGATGGTTGTTGGAGGGTACTTCTTACGTGCGGCGGGAGAACCTTCCGTCATCAAG GTTCACAAGATTGTTGATCTTTCATCATCCCCGAACCGAGAAGCAATGTGGTATCTCGAAGTTATAGAGGCATACAAATTGTTCTATCAACCTCTTATGGATGAATTTATGTAA